From Rahnella aceris, a single genomic window includes:
- a CDS encoding acyltransferase → MNTTGLNIIKTLGCLTAVTFFTVYNTYDNYNYNYDTILAFLTFISTIATPLFFVVTGYMDAGSQHTAEWQLKKIRSILTLFIFWFSIYYLWEPYQKGYLIQPWFIFTLVIIYTFHPLVEWLAKRRVILAALVASLLIFSFAYDLLAIYFTDHKSFSTPAQFRIWTWVLYYLTGQLLYDPVVSALYGRPRVAKIAAIAIPFVYIFTWYYEKHFFFSIFNLERNSFILTGSQVYILVVLIIIAANGVKQDATRLPVSEMVSSLGKTMTGVYILHYTFFNLLIQWIPINSLTAKLFVILLTFLLSVLSSMLLLKNSVTKKLITF, encoded by the coding sequence ATGAACACCACGGGACTGAATATTATTAAAACGCTCGGCTGCCTGACCGCCGTGACCTTTTTCACCGTTTATAACACTTACGACAATTACAATTATAACTACGACACTATTCTGGCTTTCCTGACCTTTATTTCCACCATTGCCACACCGCTGTTTTTTGTGGTCACCGGTTATATGGATGCCGGTTCACAGCACACGGCAGAATGGCAACTGAAGAAAATACGCAGCATCTTAACCCTCTTCATTTTCTGGTTTTCGATTTATTATTTATGGGAGCCTTACCAGAAAGGTTATCTGATTCAGCCGTGGTTTATCTTTACGCTGGTGATTATTTACACCTTTCATCCGCTGGTGGAATGGCTGGCTAAAAGACGGGTTATTCTTGCGGCACTGGTCGCCAGCCTGCTGATTTTTTCCTTTGCGTATGATCTGCTGGCGATCTATTTCACTGACCATAAATCTTTTTCAACCCCCGCGCAGTTCCGCATCTGGACCTGGGTACTTTATTATCTGACCGGCCAGTTGTTATATGACCCGGTGGTTTCCGCCCTGTACGGTCGCCCGCGGGTGGCGAAAATCGCCGCCATCGCCATTCCTTTTGTCTATATTTTCACCTGGTATTATGAAAAACACTTCTTCTTTTCCATCTTCAACCTTGAGCGCAACAGCTTTATTCTGACCGGATCGCAGGTCTATATTCTGGTGGTATTGATCATTATCGCGGCCAATGGCGTGAAACAGGACGCCACGCGGTTGCCGGTCAGTGAAATGGTCAGTTCGCTGGGGAAAACCATGACCGGCGTTTATATTCTCCACTACACCTTTTTCAATTTATTAATCCAGTGGATCCCGATCAACTCCCTGACCGCCAAACTGTTCGTCATCCTGCTGACTTTCCTGCTTTCAGTGTTGTCTTCAATGCTGCTGCTGAAGAATAGCGTGACGAAGAAGCTGATTACGTTTTGA